A window of the Tenebrio molitor chromosome 1, icTenMoli1.1, whole genome shotgun sequence genome harbors these coding sequences:
- the LOC138131993 gene encoding cilia- and flagella-associated protein 52, producing the protein MSDAESDLLEGNVESLEVKGIIGFDGTTIKGFIMHPDEKHAVYPLGNKVTIQDWTTKTQVFLTGHTNTISAIDVSRSGKYIASGQINHIGFKARVIIWDFDNHTIVSQHELHKVRVEAVSFSSNDNYLFSIGGRDCGSLVVWDVTQGQVICGSAVAHGIQGEATTILSMNRRGPCFMTGGDNHLAVWTVDKDARKVQSLDVSTGKLKRTILCMDANERDELCYCGTATGDVLKIRLNYHHDPDVLAPAKHPMTVGCFTRISNKRLPMGRVDLYSMGVRSIRRLFAGPLLIGAGNGVIELVEETKSTGAQAKIPSVPTLRVLKSTNVFGSVTSLQLMKNDTVFLAATTNSEIFSVNMDTFETELLVTCHISTIYDIAFPYNFSEVFATASKNDVRVWSLKTHRELLRIEVLNFSASSVLFSHDGKSILTGWNDGIIRSFTPLTGRLIYAILNAHNKGVSALATTHEGDILLSGGCEGQVRMWSITPYRQQLICTLKEHKAPVSAVDINKAGTEAVSAGTDGTCIIWDLVRQCRRQILFGTTLFMCARYYPTDVQILTGGSDRKLSYWEVLDGTLVREVEGSTSGAINALDISEEGSVFVTGGNDQIVKLWNYQLGVTTHIGTGHAAVITAARFSPDQKHIVTTSGAGTIFIWKSPPDMIKAKEKTDENEAVVSKEEKTDGGEELIQDLPTARSEKSAKSDKNQPICRCPCPKKAQARNSKGGGVGDGDKIKSPEVRASPKEARTPEVKPSPKGGKTPEVAASPKGGKSPEVAASPKGGKTPEVKPSPKNETNGKKCGSGTGSARKN; encoded by the exons ATGTCCGACGCAGAGTCCGACCTCTTGGAGGGAAATGTGGAAAGTCTGGAGGTGAAAGGAATTATCGGATTCGATG GGACCACAATTAAAGGTTTTATCATGCATCCAGACGAGAAGCACGCGGTGTATCCACTGGGAAATAAAGTGACCATCCAGGACTGGACCACGAAGACGCAAGTTTTCCTCACCGGTCACACCAACACCATATCGGCCATCGACGTTTCCAGATCTGGAAAGTACATAGCCAGCGGGCAAATTAATCACATAGGCTTCAAG GCGCGGGTCATAATCTGGGACTTCGACAACCACACCATCGTCTCCCAGCACGAGCTGCACAAGGTCCGCGTCGAAGCGGTGTCATTTTCCAGCAACGACAACTACCTATTCTCGATAGGCGGGCGCGATTGCGGTTCTTTGGTGGTATGGGACGTGACCCAAGGTCAAGTAATCTGTGGTTCCGCGGTCGCACACGGAATCCAAGGAGAGGCCACGACCATCTTGAGCATGAACAGGCGTGGTCCTTGCTTCATGACGGGCGGCGACAACCACCTGGCCGTCTGGACGGTGGACAAAGACGCCCGCAAAGTGCAGTCGCTGGACGTCAGCACCGGCAAGCTGAAGAGAACCATCCTGTGCATGGACGCGAACGAGCGCGACGAGCTGTGCTACTGCGGCACCGCCACCGGCGACGTCCTCAAGATCAGGCTGAACTACCACCACGACCCCGACGTGCTGGCGCCCGCCAAGCACCCGATGACGGTCGGCTGCTTCACGAGGATCAGCAACAAGAGGCTGCCGATGGGCCGAGTCGACCTCTACAGCATGGGGGTCAGGTCGATCCGGCGGCTGTTCGCGGGGCCGCTGCTGATCGGGGCCGGCAACGGCGTCATCGAGCTGGTGGAGGAGACCAAGTCCACCGGGGCGCAAGCCAAGATCCCCTCGGTGCCCACGCTGCGCGTC CTGAAAAGTACCAACGTGTTCGGATCGGTGACGTCGCTGCAACTCATGAAGAACGACACAGTGTTCCTCGCGGCCACCACCAACAGCGAGATCTTCTCGGTAAACATGGACACATTCGAAACAGAACTCCTCGTAACTTGTCATATTTCCACGATCTACGACATCGCTTTCCCTTA CAACTTTTCCGAAGTGTTCGCAACTGCCAGCAAGAACGACGTGCGAGTCTGGTCTTTGAAAACTCACCGAGAGCTGCTCCGCATCGAAGTGCTCAATTTTAGCGCCTCCAGCGTCCTGTTCTCGCACGACGGCAAATCCATTCTGACAGGTTGGAACGACGGAATCATCAGATCCTTCACTCCGCTCACCGGACGATTGATTTACGCCATCTTGAACGCGCACAACAAGGGAGTCTCGGCCTTGGCGACCACTCACGAAGGAGACATCCTCCTCAGTGGAGGCTGCGAAGGACAA GTGAGAATGTGGTCGATCACTCCCTACCGCCAGCAACTGATCTGCACTCTGAAAGAGCACAAAGCTCCAGTTTCTGCCGTCGACATCAACAAAGCGGGTACCGAAGCGGTCAGTGCCGGGACTGACGGTACTTGCATAATATGGGACTTGGTGCGTCAGTGTCGCCGGCAAATCCTCTTTGGTACCACTCTGTTTATGTGCGCTCGGTACTATCCGACCGACGTACAAATTCTAACCGGTGGTTCTGACCGTAAACTGTCGTACTGGGAAGTACTCGACGGGACTCTGGTCCGTGAGGTGGAAGGTTCCACGTCGGGGGCCATCAACGCTTTAGACATCTCCGAAGAGGGAAGCGTTTTCGTGACAGGAGGAAACGACCAAATCGTCAAGTTGTGGAACTACCAACTTG GTGTTACCACTCACATTGGTACTGGACATGCGGCTGTCATCACCGCGGCGCGATTCAGTCCCGATCAGAAACACATCGTGACGACTAGTGGTGCGGGGACTATATTTATTTGGAAGAGTCCTCCGGATATGATAAAGGCCAAGGAAAAGACGGATGAAAATGAAGCGGTGGTTTCTAAAGAGGAGAAGACTGACGGTGGGGAAGAATTGATACAAGATTTGCCGACTGCAAGAAGCGAAAAAAGCGCCAAGAGCGACAAGAATCAGCCGATTTGTCGGTGTCCGTGCCCGAAAAAAGCGCAAGCGAGAAACAGTAAAGGCGGAGGAGTGGGAGATGGGGACAAAATCAAAAGTCCCGAAGTTAGGGCGAGTCCGAAAGAGGCGAGAACGCCGGAGGTCAAGCCGAGTCCCAAAGGAGGGAAAACTCCGGAGGTTGCTGCAAGTCCTAAAGGAGGAAAAAGTCCGGAGGTTGCTGCAAGTCCGAAAGGAGGAAAAACTCCGGAGGTTAAGCCAAGTCCgaaaaatgaaacgaatggGAAAAAGTGTGGGTCGGGAACCGGTTCTGCGCGGAAGAATTGA
- the LOC138129472 gene encoding uncharacterized protein, with product MKTVLLLLTFAAFCHVGHSLECYACSVGEQDVDRTCVDSPEQIGTVNCNKKYCTTIRQEYLDPKDKVASMFRGCEDEPLHMNEIIEDGSYRFYYTACQVSLCNGGSGKSGDDSSGNTPLGDKSTLLVPGTGNGSTLIQISLSLILSLALMHYFV from the exons ATGAAGACTGTGTTGCTTTTGTTGACTTTTGCCGCATTTTGTCACGTCGGACACTCTCTAGAGTGCTACGCGTGTTCAGTGGGTGAACAAGATGTTGACAGGACTTGCGTCGACAGCCCTGAACAAATTGGCACAGTCAACTGTAACAAAAAGTACTGCACTACCATCAGACAAGAGTATTTG GACCCTAAAGATAAAGTCGCGTCCATGTTCAGAGGCTGTGAAGATGAGCCGCTGCACATGAACGAAATCATCGAAGATGGATCCTACAGGTTTTATTATACGGCATGTCAGGTGTCACTCTGCAACGGAGGTTCTGGAAAATCGGGCGACGACAGTTCAGGAAACACACCTTTGGGCGACAAATCCACTCTTCTGGTTCCGGGAACAGGAAACGGAAGTACCTTGATACAGATCTCCCTCTCGCTAATTCTGTCACTTGCGCTGATGCACTATTTTGTTTGA
- the LOC138132002 gene encoding cysteine-rich protein 1-like codes for MPNCPKCEKPVYFAERKTSLGKDWHSACLRCQKCNKTLTPGSHAEHEGKPYCNQPCYAALFGPTGFGRGGAESYVYKK; via the exons ATGCCCAATTGTCCCAAATGCGAAAAACCGGTCTACTTTG CCGAACGCAAGACGTCGTTGGGGAAAGATTGGCATTCGGCATGTCTGCGATGCCAGAAATGCAACAAGACCCTGACTCCGGGCTCCCACGCCGAACACGAGGGTAAACCTTATTGCAACCAACCCTGCTATGCGGCCCTCTTCGGCCCCACCGGCTTCGGACGCGGAGGCGCGGAGAGTTACGTCtacaagaaataa